DNA sequence from the Parasphingorhabdus cellanae genome:
CCCGATCAAGCGGTTGCTGTGCCCAATCTTGCACGTTGCCTTGCAGTGCAGCATCGCCTATCAAACGCCCGCCCACGCGCGGGTTTAACAATGACGATGGAGCTTAAAGTGGCCGAAAAAAGCGGTGCAGAAATATTGGTTCAAACCCTGCTTGATCTGGGTGTCGACACCGTATTCGGCTATCCCGGCGGCGCGGTTTTGCCGATTTATGATGCGCTTTATAACCATCCCAAGATCAAGCATATTCTGGTCCGCCACGAACAAGCGGCCACCCATGCCGCTGAGGGCTATGCGCGCTCCACTGGTAAACCGGGCGTCGTGCTGGTGACTTCTGGCCCGGGAGCGACCAATGCCGTTACCGGGATTACCGATGCCTTGATGGACTCAATTCCGATGGTTGTGATTACCGGCCAGGTGGCGACCAATCTTATTGGGTCGGACGCCTTTCAGGAAGCCGATACAGTGGGCATCACCCGCCACTGCACCAAACATAACTATCTGGTCAAAAAGCCGTCCGATCTTGCCGGCGTGCTGACAGAGGCCTTCCATATCGCAACCCAGGGCCGTCCTGGTCCGGTGGTTGTTGATATTCCCAAAAATGTTCAAGTCGCTGAGGCTGAGTTTAACAGCCATAACGGGAAACCAAATTCCCGCTATCAGCCGCAAATTGACGGTGATTTCAAGGCGATAAACGAAGCCGCTGAAATGATCATGAAGGCAAAGGCGCCAATTCTCTATACCGGCGGCGGCATTATCAACAGCGGTCCGAAAGCCAGTGAAACCTTGCGCGAGCTGGCAGAATTGCTTGGCGCCCCGGTTACATCCACCTTAATGGGGTTGGGTGCTTTCCCTGCCGCTTCTGAACAATGGCTCGGTATGCTTGGCATGCACGGCACTTATGAAGCCAATATGGCGATGAACCGCTCTGATTTAATTATTTGTCTCGGGGCGCGCTTTGATGACCGTATCACGGGCCGGATTGACGCGTTTTCACCCAATAGCAAGAAAATCCACGTCGATATTGATCGATCCTCGGTTAACAAGACGATCCGCGTCGATCTCCCCGTTATAGGCGATGTTGGCCGGGTTATGGAGCAATTGCTGGCGGTCCTTAAAGGCCGGAAGTTCAACGCTCCCGACTATGAAGAATGGTGGGCCCGCATCAAAGGCTGGCGCGCGACCAATTGTCTTGCTTATCCCGAAAGCAAAGCGGAAATCATGCCGCAAGAGGCGATCCGCAAGCTTTGGGAAGCCACCCATGAGCGTCATCCGATCATCACAACCGAAGTCGGCCAGCACCAAATGTGGG
Encoded proteins:
- a CDS encoding acetolactate synthase 3 large subunit, with protein sequence MAEKSGAEILVQTLLDLGVDTVFGYPGGAVLPIYDALYNHPKIKHILVRHEQAATHAAEGYARSTGKPGVVLVTSGPGATNAVTGITDALMDSIPMVVITGQVATNLIGSDAFQEADTVGITRHCTKHNYLVKKPSDLAGVLTEAFHIATQGRPGPVVVDIPKNVQVAEAEFNSHNGKPNSRYQPQIDGDFKAINEAAEMIMKAKAPILYTGGGIINSGPKASETLRELAELLGAPVTSTLMGLGAFPAASEQWLGMLGMHGTYEANMAMNRSDLIICLGARFDDRITGRIDAFSPNSKKIHVDIDRSSVNKTIRVDLPVIGDVGRVMEQLLAVLKGRKFNAPDYEEWWARIKGWRATNCLAYPESKAEIMPQEAIRKLWEATHERHPIITTEVGQHQMWAAQHFDFEKPNKWLTSGGLGTMGYGLPAAIGAQLGDPDALVIDIAGEASIQMNIQELGTASQYRLPVKIFILNNEYMGMVRQWQELTYESRYSNSYSDSLPDFIKLAESYDWTGILIEDPADLEAGIKKMIATDGPVLVDCRVAKLANCFPMIPSGAAHTDMLLTPEDVKGTMDDNAKALV